A window of the Streptomyces finlayi genome harbors these coding sequences:
- a CDS encoding GntR family transcriptional regulator codes for MSDQAGNRAPYARIAAHYTELIASGKLEPGSLLPSIKNLAQEWKVSTATAEKALRKLRTEGLVRGIHGIGTEVLDHPAPMSSGAQRQDRGRHSGSSWGSGERSDSHQATMVSAPADVARVLDIEPGSDVIRRRRVYRDRHGIVAHSTSWIPARYAELIPELVESERLTGGTSLQLIAKATGRPITHRIDTASARQLTPGDAELLELDSTNPPAEPVVVMTAKFVDSESNVVEYGVDLGGPGRTWRTESEVTQ; via the coding sequence ATATCCGATCAGGCAGGCAATCGAGCGCCGTATGCGCGGATTGCCGCCCACTACACGGAGCTGATCGCGTCCGGCAAGCTGGAGCCGGGGTCGCTTCTTCCCAGCATCAAAAACCTGGCGCAGGAGTGGAAGGTCAGCACCGCGACCGCCGAAAAAGCCTTGCGCAAGCTTCGTACTGAGGGGCTCGTGAGAGGGATTCACGGGATCGGGACAGAAGTTCTGGACCACCCAGCCCCGATGTCCTCGGGAGCACAGCGGCAGGACCGAGGACGCCACAGCGGGTCGAGTTGGGGATCCGGCGAACGTTCCGACTCTCACCAGGCCACCATGGTGTCGGCTCCCGCAGATGTGGCGCGAGTATTGGACATTGAACCCGGCTCGGATGTGATCAGACGACGCCGCGTGTATCGCGACAGGCACGGGATCGTCGCGCACTCCACATCGTGGATCCCTGCCCGGTACGCGGAGCTGATCCCGGAGTTGGTGGAGAGCGAACGCCTGACCGGGGGAACGTCGCTACAGCTCATCGCTAAGGCCACCGGCCGACCGATCACCCACCGGATCGACACTGCGTCAGCACGTCAACTGACTCCCGGGGATGCGGAACTCTTGGAGCTGGACTCCACCAATCCGCCGGCGGAACCGGTGGTCGTAATGACTGCGAAATTCGTCGACAGCGAGAGCAACGTTGTGGAATACGGTGTTGACCTCGGAGGGCCTGGCCGTACGTGGCGCACGGAGTCGGAAGTCACCCAGTGA
- a CDS encoding AAA family ATPase, producing MTDVSAPRPFCVLMAGLPGSGKTTLSRALKARGFVRLCPDEEMFRRHGVYGVDFPRGVFPVLERPILEEISKELREQLSSGRDVVVDHGFWTPEDRDRWHSIATNAGAITVLVYLEADHEELWSRVNKRNAQHEADPNSIYFAESDLLRYRARFIPPQPNEPYIVYNGDLGPILKALEAERE from the coding sequence ATGACCGATGTCAGCGCGCCCCGACCGTTCTGCGTCCTCATGGCAGGACTGCCAGGCTCAGGCAAGACCACGCTCTCACGTGCACTTAAAGCCCGCGGCTTCGTCAGGCTTTGCCCGGATGAAGAGATGTTCCGGCGACATGGCGTCTACGGGGTGGACTTCCCCCGAGGGGTCTTTCCTGTCCTCGAACGCCCGATCCTAGAAGAGATCTCCAAGGAGCTGCGAGAGCAACTCAGTTCTGGGCGGGACGTGGTCGTGGACCACGGCTTCTGGACTCCCGAAGACCGTGATCGTTGGCATTCGATCGCTACCAACGCTGGCGCGATCACAGTACTGGTCTACCTCGAAGCGGACCACGAAGAACTCTGGTCCCGCGTGAACAAGCGGAATGCCCAGCATGAGGCCGACCCCAATTCGATCTACTTCGCCGAGAGCGACTTGCTCCGCTACCGAGCCCGCTTCATACCTCCGCAGCCGAACGAGCCGTACATTGTCTATAACGGCGACCTCGGGCCGATCCTCAAGGCACTGGAAGCAGAGCGCGAGTAG
- a CDS encoding Tn3 family transposase, with product MTSIERTAYPRFKRLITAHELHLFFSPSRDELEWAADATDCDEHLLALLLMLKSYRRMGCFPALEDVPVMVVDFVRRAVELPEGTLPVYRAERTAKHHRGLVRKQAGVTYDQTKARGIVEQSIRREAAAKNRPADLINIALEKVVEAGLELPGFSTFDKLASKIRTEVNASICVGIHDRMSAAQRAGLMRLLEERDSDGTTLFNRLKKPAKGPTWSHFKNLTKRLEWLDELGDTDVWMNGVAAGKVTDFAGEADAADASELRDFVPVKRIALVAALTHKARMRVRDDLATMFCKRVATKIKKAKAELEEIRLAEREIVESLIGNYRTVLKHIDAGGPAQEALTKAAAMTAEARQALEGLDEEASVDEVATRLEGRVSPAVLALVKAQVVQAGGFGAVTRAVEGFGGFAKQYEQIEKVSAHHGNFWEVLLYGQIGRDRAVMFDLADNDKLKFTATSEDSRVLDALAHAQRHQAARGDYITAFNEEGKEVDISFATQNWRKAVVDKTRTGQFVRKHFEAMVFTALAEELRTGDVAVVGSEEYADWSEQLLAWEAVQETLGSYLVEVGLAEAGESAGFDATFFRRQLEDKLRGAAAAADAGYPENDGLVIDPETGIPSLKAFRADGQRPSAKRLEQEIKARMPERSLMGIVARTAYWVEWWRRFGPPSGNEPKLTDPLGRYVIVTFVKGTNMGPYEAARHIPGVSGHELSYVANKHFSIVLLNEAIADLVNAHARLDISQAWGDGTAVAADGTHMDTYLDNLLSETSVRYGKPGGIAYHHVSDTYIALFTHFIPCGVWEAVYIIEGLLKNTSEVQPTTVHADTQGQSFPVFALAHLLGFDLMPRIRNWKELTFYRPSKTTEYVHIDALFGEPGKHVIDWGLIESQFRHLMRVAVSVREGTISSSTLLKRLRSGSRKNATYAAFREVGRVIRTVQLLRYLSDAPLRRRVTAATNKVESFNRFSQWIGFGNRGVIADNDPIEQEKAMKFNALLTNAVIFHNALDIAEIVRQLLEEGWEIDPEDLAHISPYLTEHVNRFGEYSTHELGIQPAAYDPKLDVDFTPLREQDLPAAGLGQAA from the coding sequence GTGACATCGATTGAACGGACCGCGTATCCGCGGTTCAAGCGGCTCATCACCGCGCATGAGCTGCATCTGTTCTTCTCTCCGAGCCGCGATGAGCTGGAGTGGGCGGCCGATGCCACGGACTGCGATGAGCATCTGCTGGCCCTGCTGCTGATGCTGAAGTCGTACCGGCGTATGGGGTGTTTCCCGGCGCTGGAGGACGTCCCGGTGATGGTGGTGGACTTTGTGCGGCGGGCGGTGGAGCTGCCGGAGGGCACGCTGCCGGTGTACCGGGCGGAGCGGACGGCCAAGCATCACCGGGGCCTGGTCCGCAAGCAGGCCGGCGTGACGTATGACCAGACCAAGGCCCGGGGAATCGTCGAGCAGTCGATCCGCAGGGAGGCCGCGGCGAAGAACCGCCCGGCGGATCTGATCAACATCGCGCTGGAGAAGGTGGTGGAGGCCGGGCTGGAGCTGCCGGGGTTCTCGACCTTCGACAAGCTGGCGTCGAAGATCCGCACCGAGGTGAACGCTTCGATCTGCGTGGGTATCCACGACCGCATGAGCGCTGCTCAGCGGGCGGGGCTCATGCGGTTGCTGGAGGAGCGCGACAGCGACGGGACGACGCTGTTCAACCGGCTGAAGAAGCCCGCCAAGGGCCCGACCTGGTCGCACTTCAAGAACCTGACCAAGCGTCTGGAATGGCTGGACGAGCTCGGCGACACCGACGTGTGGATGAACGGAGTCGCCGCAGGGAAGGTCACCGATTTTGCCGGGGAGGCGGACGCGGCGGATGCCTCGGAGCTGCGGGACTTCGTCCCCGTCAAGCGCATCGCGCTGGTCGCGGCCCTGACGCACAAGGCGCGGATGCGGGTGCGGGACGACCTGGCGACGATGTTCTGCAAGCGCGTGGCGACGAAGATCAAGAAGGCCAAGGCGGAGCTGGAGGAGATCCGGCTCGCCGAGCGGGAGATCGTCGAGTCGCTGATCGGGAACTACCGCACGGTGCTCAAGCACATCGACGCGGGCGGCCCGGCCCAGGAGGCGCTCACGAAGGCCGCGGCCATGACCGCCGAGGCCCGCCAGGCCCTGGAGGGCCTGGATGAGGAGGCGTCGGTGGATGAGGTCGCGACGCGGCTGGAGGGCAGGGTCTCCCCGGCGGTCCTCGCCCTGGTGAAGGCCCAGGTGGTGCAGGCCGGCGGATTCGGCGCGGTCACCCGCGCGGTGGAGGGCTTCGGCGGGTTCGCGAAGCAGTACGAGCAGATCGAGAAGGTCTCCGCCCATCACGGCAACTTCTGGGAAGTGCTGCTGTACGGGCAGATCGGCCGGGACCGGGCGGTGATGTTCGACCTGGCCGACAACGACAAGCTGAAGTTCACCGCGACCAGCGAGGACAGCCGGGTACTGGACGCCCTCGCGCACGCCCAGCGGCACCAGGCGGCCCGCGGCGACTACATCACCGCCTTCAACGAGGAGGGCAAGGAGGTCGACATCTCCTTCGCCACCCAGAACTGGCGCAAGGCCGTGGTCGACAAGACCCGGACCGGTCAGTTCGTCCGCAAGCACTTCGAGGCGATGGTCTTCACCGCGCTCGCCGAGGAACTGCGCACCGGCGACGTCGCGGTGGTCGGCTCGGAGGAGTACGCCGACTGGTCCGAGCAGCTGCTGGCCTGGGAGGCCGTCCAGGAGACGCTGGGGTCCTACCTGGTGGAGGTCGGACTCGCCGAGGCGGGCGAGAGTGCCGGGTTTGACGCGACGTTCTTCCGCAGGCAGCTGGAGGACAAGCTGCGAGGCGCCGCCGCTGCGGCGGATGCCGGGTACCCGGAGAACGACGGCCTGGTCATCGATCCGGAGACGGGCATTCCGTCGTTGAAGGCGTTCCGGGCGGACGGTCAGCGGCCCTCGGCGAAGCGGCTGGAGCAGGAGATCAAGGCGAGGATGCCGGAGCGTTCCCTGATGGGGATCGTGGCCCGGACCGCGTACTGGGTGGAGTGGTGGCGCCGTTTCGGCCCGCCGTCCGGCAACGAGCCCAAGCTCACCGACCCCTTGGGCCGCTACGTGATCGTCACGTTCGTCAAGGGCACCAACATGGGCCCGTACGAGGCCGCCCGGCACATCCCCGGCGTGAGCGGGCACGAGCTGTCCTACGTCGCCAACAAGCACTTCTCGATCGTGCTGCTGAACGAGGCGATCGCCGACCTGGTGAACGCGCACGCCCGCCTCGACATCTCCCAGGCGTGGGGCGACGGGACCGCCGTCGCGGCGGACGGCACCCACATGGACACGTACCTCGACAACCTGCTCTCCGAGACGAGCGTCCGGTACGGCAAGCCCGGCGGGATCGCCTACCACCACGTCTCGGACACCTACATCGCGTTGTTCACGCACTTCATCCCGTGCGGTGTGTGGGAGGCCGTCTACATCATCGAGGGCCTGCTGAAGAACACCTCCGAGGTGCAGCCGACCACCGTGCACGCGGATACCCAAGGCCAGAGCTTCCCTGTCTTTGCGCTCGCCCACCTGCTGGGCTTCGACCTGATGCCCAGGATCAGGAACTGGAAGGAACTGACCTTCTACCGGCCCTCCAAGACCACGGAGTACGTGCACATCGACGCCCTGTTCGGTGAGCCGGGCAAGCACGTCATCGACTGGGGCCTGATCGAGTCCCAGTTCCGCCACCTGATGCGCGTGGCCGTCTCCGTACGTGAGGGCACTATCTCCTCCTCCACACTGCTCAAGCGCCTGCGGTCGGGGTCGCGGAAGAACGCCACCTACGCCGCCTTCCGCGAGGTCGGCCGCGTGATCCGCACCGTCCAGCTCCTGCGCTACCTCTCGGACGCGCCGCTGCGCCGGCGGGTGACCGCGGCGACCAACAAGGTCGAGTCGTTCAACCGGTTCTCCCAGTGGATCGGCTTCGGCAACCGCGGTGTCATCGCCGACAACGACCCCATCGAGCAGGAGAAGGCGATGAAGTTCAACGCGCTGCTCACGAACGCGGTGATCTTCCATAACGCCCTGGATATCGCGGAGATCGTGCGGCAGCTGCTGGAAGAGGGATGGGAGATCGACCCGGAGGACCTGGCGCACATCTCGCCGTACCTGACCGAGCACGTCAACCGGTTCGGCGAGTACTCCACTCACGAGCTCGGCATTCAGCCCGCCGCGTACGACCCGAAACTCGACGTCGACTTCACCCCGCTGCGCGAGCAGGATCTGCCCGCTGCTGGCCTTGGTCAGGCCGCCTGA
- a CDS encoding AAA family ATPase codes for MPDLPFVDEVVPPVAAALSRLGYTTDVHRDVGADALRAAVFDAIGSVRVIYVASHGEPDSSNPHRVDVVPADARLGSGTNAAQWVDDAQKSGVPTLFLLDLCRSGRATELPHLVHRSDAPVNAWVLAASSGGEDAYDGRFSIALAQVLEEVADNGLDTDPVRSHVQFQKVARQVAQRVAQMPGMAQSVQSTAMVLAADEPALPFFPNGAFDPAEARLAEVDPALRVFLGQQDKRHFADKARNQFVGRRSQLRALAPWLDDVEAGGLRVVTGNPGVGKSALLGALACAAHPELERVAPHVRERLLSRDSGGCPSVHDRLAAVHARGRSADEVLTTIARQLRLGPAAEAGNATALVNLLPDTGEVPAVIVDALDEASEPDRTCTELVRLARAVRSDGRPVVRLTVGTRPWPQFSALLDLARAGDGLIDLDDADPDEVRGDLAAHLTGRLMMMESYEPARMRAIRDRLAHAVADRLAPHPGEPAPWGAFLVAGIFARYLERDPAPDSVEAAAALGHSAPTTLPQVLDLDLDTHPHGQQLRAILAAIAQAQGQGMPLEIALPLAGLFTDLDLQHARRNLLPEILFYLRTTPDHDGTLLYRLFHQALVDHLNPPTPDPTTTTPGDVLTHLLATHTTHDGTHRTWDTAPPYLLRHAPAHAQAAGRLDELLTDTEFLVHGTPDALLTAFPRAHTDQALLSRAVYRTSISEHRNTDHATRRRLLALDAARYGAKTLTSALMDRAEAGTWTPASATGGSLNPASRDTLTGHTDSVEAVACAVVDGRPVAVTGSEDETVRVWDLATGQQVGAPLTGHTDEVDAVACTVVDGRPVAVSGSFDETVRVWDLATGQQVGAPLTGHTDKVDAVACTVVDGRPVAVSGSYDETVRVWDLATGQQVGAPLTGHTDRVTAVACAVVNGRPAAVTGSDDETVRVWDLATGQQVGEPLTGHTEPVHSVACAVVNGRPVAVTGSADATVRMWDLTTRRKVGKLTDHTQPVGRVACTVLEGRPVAVTTATDAMRVWDLTTRRQVGEPLTGHTGWPVACTVLDGNPIVVTGLGSQVKVWDLAGLTTRRQVGEPFTGHTDRVTAVACTVVDGRPAAVSADFYGTVRVWDMATGRPIGKPLTGHPSNVWAVACTVVDGRPVAVTGSMDETVRVSNLTTRRKVRKLTGHTGAVRAVACTVMNGRPVAVTTSDDGTVRVWDLTTRRQVGTLAGQTNRVNAVACTVMNGRTVAVTTSDDATVRVWDLTTGRPIGKPLTSHPSNVRAVACTVMNGRPVAVTGSYDETVRVWDLNTSRQFGKPLTGHTEPVNAVACTVMNGRPVAVTGSDDRTVRVWDLDTRRYIDRIPLPAPCEELAVGAGDRLVIGIGSDVVFLTRVPPRS; via the coding sequence TTGCCGGATCTGCCGTTCGTGGACGAGGTCGTGCCGCCGGTCGCGGCGGCGCTGAGCCGGTTGGGGTATACGACCGATGTGCACCGGGACGTCGGCGCGGACGCGTTGAGGGCTGCCGTGTTCGACGCGATCGGATCTGTTCGGGTCATCTATGTGGCTTCCCACGGGGAGCCGGACTCCTCGAACCCGCATCGTGTGGACGTGGTGCCCGCGGACGCGCGGTTAGGGTCCGGCACGAACGCCGCCCAGTGGGTGGACGACGCGCAGAAGTCGGGAGTGCCGACGCTGTTCCTGCTGGATCTATGCCGGTCCGGCCGTGCGACGGAGCTTCCGCACCTGGTGCACCGGTCCGACGCGCCGGTGAACGCGTGGGTGCTCGCCGCGTCCAGCGGGGGCGAGGACGCCTACGACGGACGGTTCAGCATCGCGTTGGCCCAGGTGCTGGAGGAGGTCGCCGACAACGGGCTGGACACCGACCCGGTGCGGTCGCACGTGCAGTTTCAAAAGGTGGCACGGCAAGTTGCGCAGCGTGTCGCGCAGATGCCGGGGATGGCGCAGAGCGTGCAGAGCACGGCGATGGTGCTGGCCGCGGACGAGCCGGCCCTCCCGTTCTTCCCGAATGGTGCCTTCGACCCGGCCGAGGCAAGGCTGGCCGAGGTGGATCCGGCGCTGCGGGTCTTCCTCGGCCAGCAGGACAAGCGACACTTCGCCGACAAGGCCAGGAATCAGTTCGTCGGCCGACGTTCCCAATTACGTGCACTCGCGCCGTGGCTGGACGACGTCGAGGCGGGCGGTCTTCGGGTGGTCACGGGCAATCCCGGGGTGGGTAAGTCCGCGTTGCTGGGCGCGCTCGCCTGTGCGGCACATCCGGAACTGGAACGGGTGGCGCCGCATGTGCGGGAGCGGTTGTTGTCACGCGATTCGGGGGGGTGCCCCTCGGTCCACGACCGGCTGGCCGCGGTCCACGCCCGCGGCCGCTCCGCGGATGAGGTGCTCACCACCATCGCCCGCCAACTGCGTCTCGGCCCCGCGGCGGAAGCCGGCAATGCCACCGCACTCGTGAACCTGCTTCCCGACACCGGCGAGGTGCCGGCGGTGATCGTGGACGCCCTGGACGAAGCATCCGAACCAGACAGGACCTGCACGGAACTGGTCCGCCTGGCGCGCGCCGTGCGCAGCGACGGCCGGCCGGTGGTGCGCCTGACGGTGGGTACACGCCCGTGGCCGCAGTTCTCCGCGCTGCTCGACCTCGCACGCGCCGGTGACGGCCTGATCGATCTGGACGACGCCGACCCCGACGAGGTCCGTGGCGACCTGGCAGCCCACCTCACCGGCCGCCTCATGATGATGGAGTCCTACGAACCGGCCCGCATGCGCGCGATCCGCGACCGTCTCGCCCACGCCGTCGCGGACCGCCTCGCCCCGCACCCGGGTGAACCCGCGCCGTGGGGCGCGTTCCTGGTGGCCGGAATCTTCGCCCGCTACCTGGAGCGCGATCCCGCCCCGGACAGTGTCGAAGCGGCCGCAGCACTGGGCCACTCGGCGCCCACGACGCTGCCCCAGGTCCTCGACCTGGACCTGGACACCCACCCCCACGGACAGCAGCTGCGCGCCATCCTTGCGGCGATCGCCCAGGCCCAGGGCCAGGGCATGCCCCTGGAAATCGCCCTGCCGCTCGCGGGCCTGTTCACCGACCTCGACCTCCAACACGCCCGCCGGAACCTGCTGCCCGAGATCCTGTTCTACCTGCGCACCACCCCCGACCACGACGGCACCCTGCTCTACCGCCTCTTCCACCAAGCCCTCGTCGATCACCTCAACCCACCCACACCCGACCCCACCACGACCACACCCGGCGACGTCCTCACCCACCTTCTGGCCACCCACACCACCCACGACGGCACCCACCGCACCTGGGACACCGCACCCCCCTACCTCCTGCGCCACGCCCCGGCACATGCCCAGGCCGCCGGCCGCCTGGACGAACTCCTCACCGACACCGAGTTCCTGGTCCACGGCACCCCGGACGCACTCCTCACCGCATTCCCCCGCGCCCACACCGACCAGGCACTGCTCTCCCGCGCCGTCTACCGCACCTCCATCAGTGAACACCGCAACACCGACCACGCCACCCGCCGCCGACTCCTCGCGCTGGACGCGGCACGCTACGGCGCCAAGACCCTCACCTCCGCCCTGATGGACAGAGCCGAGGCGGGCACATGGACGCCCGCCTCAGCAACAGGAGGAAGCCTCAACCCCGCCTCCCGCGACACCCTCACCGGCCACACCGACAGTGTGGAGGCGGTGGCGTGCGCGGTGGTGGACGGGCGTCCCGTCGCCGTCACTGGATCCGAGGACGAGACGGTGCGGGTGTGGGATCTGGCCACCGGGCAGCAGGTCGGCGCACCCCTCACCGGCCACACCGACGAGGTGGACGCGGTGGCGTGCACGGTGGTGGACGGACGCCCCGTGGCCGTCAGCGGATCCTTCGACGAGACGGTGCGGGTGTGGGATCTGGCCACCGGGCAGCAGGTCGGCGCACCCCTCACCGGCCACACCGACAAGGTGGACGCGGTGGCGTGCACGGTGGTGGACGGACGCCCCGTGGCCGTCAGCGGATCCTACGACGAGACCGTGCGGGTGTGGGATCTGGCCACCGGCCAACAGGTCGGCGCACCCCTCACCGGCCACACCGACAGGGTGACTGCGGTGGCGTGCGCGGTGGTGAACGGACGCCCCGCCGCCGTCACCGGATCCGACGACGAGACAGTGCGGGTGTGGGATCTGGCCACCGGCCAGCAGGTCGGCGAACCCCTCACCGGCCACACCGAACCGGTGCACTCGGTGGCGTGCGCGGTGGTGAACGGGCGCCCCGTCGCCGTCACCGGATCCGCCGACGCGACGGTGCGGATGTGGGACCTGACCACCCGTAGAAAGGTCGGCAAGCTCACCGACCACACCCAACCGGTGGGCAGGGTGGCGTGCACGGTCCTGGAAGGGCGCCCCGTCGCCGTCACCACAGCCACCGACGCCATGCGGGTATGGGACCTGACCACCCGCAGACAGGTCGGCGAACCTCTCACCGGCCACACAGGGTGGCCAGTGGCGTGCACGGTGCTGGACGGGAATCCCATCGTCGTCACCGGACTCGGCAGCCAAGTGAAGGTATGGGACTTGGCTGGCCTGACCACCCGCAGGCAGGTCGGCGAACCCTTCACCGGTCACACCGACAGGGTGACTGCGGTGGCGTGCACGGTGGTGGACGGGCGCCCCGCCGCCGTCAGCGCAGACTTCTACGGAACCGTGCGGGTATGGGACATGGCCACCGGCCGCCCGATCGGTAAACCCCTGACCGGCCACCCCAGCAACGTGTGGGCGGTGGCGTGCACGGTGGTGGACGGCCGCCCCGTCGCCGTCACCGGATCCATGGATGAGACCGTGCGGGTGAGTAACCTGACCACCCGTAGAAAGGTCCGCAAGCTCACCGGCCATACCGGCGCCGTGCGGGCGGTGGCGTGCACGGTGATGAACGGCCGCCCCGTCGCCGTCACCACATCCGACGACGGCACCGTGCGGGTGTGGGACCTGACCACCCGTAGACAGGTCGGCACGCTCGCCGGCCAAACCAACCGGGTGAACGCGGTGGCGTGCACGGTGATGAACGGCCGCACCGTCGCCGTCACCACATCCGACGACGCGACGGTGCGGGTGTGGGACCTGACCACCGGCCGCCCGATCGGCAAACCCCTCACCAGCCACCCCAGCAACGTGCGGGCGGTGGCGTGCACGGTGATGAACGGCCGCCCCGTCGCCGTCACTGGATCTTACGACGAGACCGTGCGGGTGTGGGACCTGAACACCAGCCGCCAGTTCGGCAAGCCCCTCACCGGCCACACCGAACCGGTGAACGCGGTGGCGTGCACGGTGATGAACGGCCGCCCCGTGGCCGTCACCGGGTCCGACGACCGCACCGTGCGGGTGTGGGACCTGGATACGAGGCGATATATCGACCGGATTCCCCTTCCCGCACCGTGCGAAGAACTCGCGGTGGGAGCTGGTGATCGATTGGTCATCGGAATCGGTTCGGATGTCGTCTTCCTGACACGCGTTCCGCCCCGATCCTAG
- a CDS encoding serine peptidase, translated as MTHAIVGVHGIGNFRRGQQPCEAARTLGAEWHTRLASALRSAGAGAPAPEISMAYYADLLRPTGRQGGGDDLDDLNPHEIEFARQWLDAFDLPAGTAAGRSTVPVRQAVETLAQMRLLGPPATRWFVALFCREVHAYLKDPNSPARAAIRARVTDALETTGARVVIAHSLGSVVAYEALWDRPDLEVDLLVTLGSPLALPHAVLPRLWPAPVNGRGARPPGVARWVNLADPGDIVAVPAGGVGRTFEGVGTDEHTTIGAFDFHLAKNYLAHRRLGEILRATF; from the coding sequence GTGACACACGCCATCGTGGGCGTCCACGGCATCGGCAACTTCCGCCGCGGCCAACAACCGTGCGAGGCCGCCCGAACCCTCGGAGCGGAATGGCACACCCGTCTCGCCAGCGCGCTCCGCAGCGCCGGTGCCGGTGCACCGGCACCCGAGATATCTATGGCGTACTACGCCGACCTGCTGCGCCCGACCGGCCGGCAGGGCGGCGGCGACGACCTCGACGACCTGAACCCGCACGAGATCGAGTTCGCCCGCCAATGGCTGGACGCTTTCGATTTGCCTGCGGGCACCGCCGCAGGGCGGTCGACCGTCCCCGTGCGCCAGGCCGTCGAGACCCTCGCCCAGATGCGGCTTCTCGGCCCGCCCGCCACGAGGTGGTTCGTCGCGCTTTTCTGCCGGGAGGTCCACGCCTATCTGAAGGACCCCAACAGTCCGGCCCGTGCCGCTATCCGGGCCCGGGTCACCGACGCCCTTGAAACGACGGGCGCGCGCGTGGTGATCGCACACTCCCTCGGTTCGGTCGTCGCCTATGAAGCGCTGTGGGACCGTCCCGACCTGGAGGTTGACCTCCTGGTTACCCTCGGCTCACCGCTGGCCCTGCCGCACGCGGTCCTGCCGCGCCTGTGGCCGGCACCGGTCAATGGCCGCGGCGCCCGGCCGCCGGGTGTCGCCCGCTGGGTCAACCTTGCCGACCCCGGTGACATCGTCGCCGTGCCCGCAGGTGGCGTAGGCCGCACTTTTGAAGGCGTCGGCACCGACGAGCACACGACCATCGGCGCCTTCGACTTCCACCTCGCCAAAAACTACCTCGCCCACCGACGCCTCGGCGAAATCCTGCGCGCCACATTCTGA
- a CDS encoding tyrosine-type recombinase/integrase — translation MTIEPVTELGSGGALRLPRARVVPMSAPPASYTAAVERYLTGAGIAKSSARIYRISLTTWGWMLTGEPAPTGPARRRAKPPVFPVTAIDDPVLPEVLAELAAARADEMDADTVNRELSIARKAIGWWQRQGWIDCDPTIGIERRPAPPDRTKALAENQIAALWRLDVGLREKTQWKMLYESAARADEVLCLNVEDLYPQDKRGKITAKGGATEWIHWQSGTAQLLPRLIARRTRGPLFLTDRKAPAGTPTLDVCPETGRARLSYRRAEEIFEENTRLLANPLASPDDIEDLDGWTLHRLRHSALTHDAEDGTSTPMLLARSRHASVRSLERYARPGVDSVARHVAERDPAARRRT, via the coding sequence ATGACGATCGAACCGGTGACCGAACTCGGGAGCGGGGGCGCATTGCGGTTGCCGCGCGCCCGCGTCGTGCCCATGTCCGCCCCTCCCGCGTCGTACACCGCGGCGGTCGAGCGCTACCTCACCGGCGCGGGCATCGCGAAGTCCTCCGCGCGGATCTACCGGATCTCGCTGACGACCTGGGGGTGGATGCTCACCGGTGAACCGGCGCCGACCGGACCCGCCCGCCGGCGCGCGAAGCCGCCCGTCTTCCCCGTCACCGCGATCGACGACCCGGTGCTGCCGGAGGTCCTGGCCGAGCTGGCGGCGGCGCGGGCGGACGAGATGGACGCCGACACCGTCAACCGCGAACTGTCCATCGCGCGCAAGGCGATCGGCTGGTGGCAGCGCCAAGGCTGGATCGACTGCGACCCGACGATCGGCATCGAGCGGCGGCCGGCACCACCGGACCGCACAAAGGCCCTGGCCGAAAACCAGATCGCCGCCCTGTGGCGCCTGGACGTCGGACTCCGGGAGAAGACGCAGTGGAAGATGCTCTACGAGTCGGCGGCCAGGGCCGACGAGGTGCTGTGCCTGAACGTGGAAGACCTGTACCCGCAGGACAAGCGCGGGAAGATCACCGCCAAGGGCGGGGCGACGGAGTGGATTCACTGGCAGTCCGGCACCGCCCAGCTCCTGCCCCGCCTCATCGCACGCCGCACCCGCGGCCCGCTGTTCCTCACCGACCGCAAGGCCCCCGCTGGAACACCGACGCTCGACGTGTGCCCGGAGACCGGCCGAGCCCGGCTCTCCTACCGCCGCGCTGAGGAGATCTTCGAGGAGAACACCCGGCTGCTGGCCAACCCCCTCGCCTCACCCGACGACATCGAGGACCTGGACGGCTGGACGCTCCACCGACTACGGCACAGTGCCCTCACGCACGACGCGGAAGACGGCACCTCCACCCCGATGCTGCTGGCTCGCTCCCGCCACGCATCCGTCCGCTCCCTGGAGCGATACGCACGGCCCGGCGTCGACTCGGTCGCCCGGCACGTCGCCGAACGCGACCCCGCCGCACGCCGCCGCACGTAG
- a CDS encoding CBS domain-containing protein: MLVRDAMTTMVLTIGPTHTLRQAARLMSARRVGAAVVHDPDTCQLGIITERDILDAIGSGQNPDVETASAHTTTDVVFAAPAWTLEEAAEAMTHGGFRHLIVLDNDGPVGIVSVRDIIRCWAPARRHPAELVI, from the coding sequence ATGCTCGTCCGTGACGCCATGACCACAATGGTCCTGACCATCGGTCCGACCCACACCCTCCGCCAGGCAGCCCGTCTGATGTCGGCACGCCGCGTCGGAGCAGCCGTCGTCCACGACCCGGACACCTGCCAGCTCGGCATCATCACCGAGCGCGACATCCTCGACGCGATCGGCTCGGGCCAGAACCCCGACGTCGAGACCGCGTCGGCCCACACCACCACCGACGTGGTCTTCGCCGCCCCCGCCTGGACCCTGGAGGAGGCCGCGGAAGCGATGACGCACGGTGGCTTCCGGCATCTGATCGTCCTGGACAACGACGGTCCGGTAGGGATCGTCTCGGTGCGCGACATCATCCGCTGCTGGGCACCGGCGAGGCGCCACCCGGCGGAGCTGGTGATCTGA